CTGGCTGACCGAGAGGTGCGTCTTCTGGCCGGCTGTGTGTGCGGTCTTCACCACCGGATCGACCAGTCTGACCGTGGCACCGTGGGAAATGAGGGCTGAGGCCAAATCGAGGGCCGGTGACTCCCTTGTGTCGTCCGTGCCCGGCTTGAAGGCAACGCCAAGAATGGTCACGACGACACCCTCGAGGTTCTCAAACCAGTGTAAGAGCCGGTAGAGCGGGGCCAACCGTTGGCGCTGGTTCACTTCTACGACAGCACGGAGAAGAGTAAAGTCGTAATGGACGTTTCCGGCGATATTGACGAGCGCCCTGGTGTCCTTCGGAAAACACGAACCGCCGTATCCGAGACCCGCACGGAGAAACCCTTGACCAATGCGGGGGTCGAGCCCCATCCCGGCCGCCACCTGAGTTACGTCCGCTCCGACGCGTTCGCAAATGTTGGCGATCTCGTTGACAAACGAGATCTTCGTCGCCAGAAACGCGTTTGATGCGTATTTAATCATTTCCGCCGTTGCAGGCTCGCACACCAGAACAGGGCTGGTCAAACCCCTGTGCAAACCTTCCAAAGTCTCTTGTGCATCCGTGCTGAAAACCCCAAAGATGAGCCGGTGCGGATTTAGTGTGTCGTGAATGGCGCTGCCCTCCCGCAGAAATTCCGGTACTGACGCCACTTCAAGGTCAGCCCTTTGCAGTTCTGAAAGGCGACGTCGAATACGCGCAGCTGTTCCGACAGGGACAGTGCTCTTGGTGGCAACCAGGGCGCCTTGCGGCAAGTGGTGTGCCAGGGTCTCCACCACAGCAAAGACCTGACTGAGATCCGCTTCTCCGTTTTGCCGCGGTGGGGTACCCACTGCAATCAACGCAACATCCACAGGTACAGAAGTTGGAAACGTAGTCGAGAACTGCACGTTTCCTTGGGCTTGAACCTCAAGGATGAGTTCTGTCATCCCAGGTTCAAAAATTGGCGAAATCCCGTGCGACAAAGCATCAATTTTGCGGCTATCCTGGTCAATGCACCAAACTTGATGTCCCATTTTGGCAAAGCATAGACCGGTCACCAGACCGACATATCCTGTTCCCACAACCCAGATGTTCATCTTCCAAATCCCCCTAACGCTTCCGCCTGTTCGATGACAGCCGGAAGCGCGTGTGCGTTGGCTTCTACGCGGTGAATAAGTGTGGTGAACTCCTTGTCAAACCGACAGTGGTCGAATCGTTGCGCAATGCGACGAATTTCTCCTTCGTCCCAATTCAATCGGTCCATTCGCTCCAGCGCCTCTTTGAGGGACTGCACCGTGGGGCGGTTAAAAAATACGCCGTTAATGCCTTCCACCACCGTGTCAAGGGCTCCACCTCCCCGGTACGCGACCACTGGTCGCCCTTGACTGGCGACTTCAACCGGGGTGATGCCAAAGTCCTCTTCACCAGGGAAAATGAGCGCCAGACACTCCCGCATATATCGCCGCACGACGTCGTCCGGCTGCCAGCCAAGAAACTCAACTGTCCGTCCGGCCATCGCTTCGAGACGGTCCCTATCCGGGCCCGTTCCAATCACAACGAGGCGTTTTTGCAGCCTTGTGCAGGCGCGGACTGCAAGGTCGATGCGTTTATAGGAAACGAGCCTTGAGACAACGAGGTAATAACTGTCCTGGCCGACTGGCCTTGGCTCCGCGTCGGCGATGCCCATGACGACTGGCCTTGGCTCCGCCTCGGCGACGCCCATCTGAGGTACGTCACAGGATGGTGTGTGCGTCGGTGGCGCGCTAATCGGCGACACGTCTATCTGTGGTACGCCAACTGGAGACATGTCAACCGGTGGAAAAATCACTTCCGCGTGGCGCCCGTAGATACGGGCAATACGCTCCTGAACAGCCGTTGAGTTTGCAATGAACACATCGACACCGCGTGCAGTTTTCATATCCCAGCGCTGGAGAAAGGGCACGAACGCACGAGCAAGCCATGCTGCCCACTTGTTCGTCGTCTCATTTTTGATGTACCTATCAAAATCCCACGCAAACCGCATCGGATTATGGCAATAGCAGATGTGCACAGGTCTATGCCCGTCTCTCACTTTGGTACGAATTCCTTTC
The Alicyclobacillus curvatus genome window above contains:
- a CDS encoding glycosyltransferase, producing MRIVLVHDYLNQRGGAERVVGAMHRIFIDAEIYTLFVDHEKLWDSLKDATIVPSLLQKVPFIRNHFKLFFWLYPLAIKTLRIPDCEVVVTSSSAYAKGIRTKVRDGHRPVHICYCHNPMRFAWDFDRYIKNETTNKWAAWLARAFVPFLQRWDMKTARGVDVFIANSTAVQERIARIYGRHAEVIFPPVDMSPVGVPQIDVSPISAPPTHTPSCDVPQMGVAEAEPRPVVMGIADAEPRPVGQDSYYLVVSRLVSYKRIDLAVRACTRLQKRLVVIGTGPDRDRLEAMAGRTVEFLGWQPDDVVRRYMRECLALIFPGEEDFGITPVEVASQGRPVVAYRGGGALDTVVEGINGVFFNRPTVQSLKEALERMDRLNWDEGEIRRIAQRFDHCRFDKEFTTLIHRVEANAHALPAVIEQAEALGGFGR
- a CDS encoding UDP-glucose/GDP-mannose dehydrogenase family protein; amino-acid sequence: MNIWVVGTGYVGLVTGLCFAKMGHQVWCIDQDSRKIDALSHGISPIFEPGMTELILEVQAQGNVQFSTTFPTSVPVDVALIAVGTPPRQNGEADLSQVFAVVETLAHHLPQGALVATKSTVPVGTAARIRRRLSELQRADLEVASVPEFLREGSAIHDTLNPHRLIFGVFSTDAQETLEGLHRGLTSPVLVCEPATAEMIKYASNAFLATKISFVNEIANICERVGADVTQVAAGMGLDPRIGQGFLRAGLGYGGSCFPKDTRALVNIAGNVHYDFTLLRAVVEVNQRQRLAPLYRLLHWFENLEGVVVTILGVAFKPGTDDTRESPALDLASALISHGATVRLVDPVVKTAHTAGQKTHLSVSQDVYASLLDADAAVLVTEWEDFLSLDWAHVRDLMRAPFWFDGRNVLDKEALEQAGLVLANIGHQTRSAKISV